CACATCTCCCGCTAGTAGTAATCAAACGTCGTCTCCTCCTAGTCAATTATTAACTGAGAGAGGTTTTGCCGATCTAGACAACTTTATGTCTATACTGTAGCACTAAGTGCGTATTTACTCACAACACCATCGGGAGCTACATGCGCACACATTTTCATGACCTATAATAGAACTAATATGACTTTATACATAAACTTATATAACGAGACCAATCACCTCTTACACATCAATCTAATGTGACTTTTTTCAAGTCCTTCGTCACTTGCTCGACATTGGCCCTTTTCTCTCTTATGGAGTTTGGATTTTCGTCGTTTAAGTAGATTGATAGTCTTTCGTCACTAACCTCAAGTATACTCTTGTCATCGCTTGTTTGTAAGGATGCTAATCGTATAATATATTCCAGCAATGCAatagaagaagagattggggaatcttcaacaacatgATCGGTTCtcttttcctccttctcctcttcttctttttcttcctcctcttcctcttcctcttcctcttcctcttcctcttcctcttccccttcctcttcctcctcttcctcctcttcctcttcttcctcctcttcctcttcttcctcatcttgTTCCTGGTTCTGACCCAATGCGTACCACACTATGTCCTCGGTCGAAGTCCCTGGATGCTTGCCTGCAATATTCTTATCAACTTTCAATACTAAAACTGGGTTGTCTTGTTCAGGAAGCTTCAAGAGGTTCCCAGACACGCTAAAATAGAGTTTGACTATCTGATTGAGGTTCAATGTCATTGTCTGGCATTTTTCGTCTTCGTTATGATACCTCCCATCGTCaaaatcttgttcaatttgtAACTCGTAGCTGTACGCATCTGTATCAGAAGGTGTTCTCATCACCTTAACAAATGCTTTCTTCATATCCTCTTTCCAGTCGACACGAGTCTTTGATTTGCtattttcttgatccaTATGATAAAACACAGAGTACAGAGTTACTTGGAAATCGGGACCCACTTGCCCCATTTGGTTTGTGTTACTCCTATTGATGTGATTAGATGCTTGAAGTAATAAACCAGGGGAAACTTGTTGAGGCAGTGATGAGTTCAGATTGGCACCCGAGGTAGTCAAAGAGAGGTTGATGAAGGGAGTAACCTCATCAATCCGTTGCAAAAGATCGATAATATATCTTTCAACGGATTCAATGGCCTGCTTTTGAGATTTAGCACTTCTTGACCTCTCCACCTTCTCAATCAGCTCTCTGGTATGTTCATCAAACGCATCAAGTTCATTCTTTAGATCCCGCGTCAGTCTTAATGTACTCTCTAGGTTTGTGTTACCTCGAGCTGCAACCAACTTGATTAGATCGATAGCAGAAGACACAATCTCGATCCTATTTTCCAGCTTAGCTTTTAACCGTTCGATTCTTCTTGCATCActctttggaatttgaaTGACAAAGTTGGTGATTGTTCTTAGTGCATAGGTGGATGCTATTGAGATCCCAGATTTGATGGCGAATGTGACAGCTTGGGAACCGGCCTTGGCTAACAGTTCATCCATTGATgacttttttttttttaagGGAACCTTGAGttctgatcttgaagatcatttTTTTTAAGATGACTATTAAAAATTACACGATAATGCGAATGACAAAATGACTTAATGTGAGATGTACTGGAAGGCGTAACTAATATCAGGGTGATTGTATTCATTTCGGAGAAGGTGATCGTTAGTCTTTTGCAACGCATCATGATTCAAATGATTCCATGTTGTTGCGTCACCATATAGCATAGCGGAACTCTTAATGAATTGTTTGCCCGATTTAGCGTCGCATCTCTTACAATGATAGGTTTCATGGGTATCACAGATGGTATTTCCATTATATTTGAATAACATCCTCAAGTTGTCCGTAGTGAAGAGTCTCTCTACATCTTCCTGAGCGTCCACAACACAGGAACtcaaactcatcttcatggATTGCCGCTGGtagattttttcttctatTGTCCCCGTGGAGATAAATCTGTAAATGAAACAATCCTTCTTCTGCCCATCTCTCCAAACACGAGCCAAAGCCTGTTGATCTGCTGCTGGGTTCCAATCAGGATCCATCAGTATCAAACGGTTTGCACCGATCAGATTGATACCACAACCACCAGCTTTTGAACTCAGTAAAAAGATAAACTCTTGTCCCTCAGGATCGTTGAACCGATCGACTAATTTTTGTCTCTTATTTATGTTCATTGTACCATCGAGTCTCAATGATGCATAGTGCTTGTGGCGACAAAGTCTTTCGATCAGATCCAAAGTTTGAGTATAGTTTGAGATCAAAACGATCTTATCATCGGATTGACTCCTGATTGTCTTTAAGAATCGTTCTAGAATAGCAAATTTACCCGAGAATTCCGTTTGAACATTTCTTCTAAAATTTGTGTTAGAACTTGATGGAATCTCATAGTCATCCGGTATGTTGAGCCCAT
The window above is part of the Torulaspora delbrueckii CBS 1146 chromosome 3, complete genome genome. Proteins encoded here:
- the YRB30 gene encoding Yrb30p (similar to Saccharomyces cerevisiae YRB30 (YGL164C); ancestral locus Anc_8.107); its protein translation is MDELLAKAGSQAVTFAIKSGISIASTYALRTITNFVIQIPKSDARRIERLKAKLENRIEIVSSAIDLIKLVAARGNTNLESTLRLTRDLKNELDAFDEHTRELIEKVERSRSAKSQKQAIESVERYIIDLLQRIDEVTPFINLSLTTSGANLNSSLPQQVSPGLLLQASNHINRSNTNQMGQVGPDFQVTLYSVFYHMDQENSKSKTRVDWKEDMKKAFVKVMRTPSDTDAYSYELQIEQDFDDGRYHNEDEKCQTMTLNLNQIVKLYFSVSGNLLKLPEQDNPVLVLKVDKNIAGKHPGTSTEDIVWYALGQNQEQDEEEEEEEEEEEEEEEEEEEGEEEEEEEEEEEEEEEEEKEEEEKEEKRTDHVVEDSPISSSIALLEYIIRLASLQTSDDKSILEVSDERLSIYLNDENPNSIREKRANVEQVTKDLKKVTLD